One Bradyrhizobium zhanjiangense DNA segment encodes these proteins:
- a CDS encoding ABC transporter permease — translation MSTPLTIDAPVATRPLPARTFWRRALRHRSFVLGGALSLLVLASALLSLVWTPWSPYEIDIASKLRPPSASHWLGTDSFGRDIVSLLLAGARSTIMVGIIAVSIGLSFGVCLGLIASARRGWTEEIIMRFADFSFAFPAVLSAIMLAAVVGPGMVTSIVAIGIFQIPTLTRLTRGSANAIWAREFVLAARAAGKGRFRITIEHVLPNILSILIVQVTIQFALAILAEAALSYLGLGTQPPQPSWGRMLNDAQTLLFQSPMLAVYPGAAIAIAVLGLNLLGDGLRDLLDPRLARER, via the coding sequence GTGAGCACGCCCCTGACCATTGACGCGCCGGTTGCAACGCGGCCGCTGCCGGCCCGGACGTTCTGGCGCCGCGCACTGCGCCATCGCAGCTTTGTGCTCGGCGGTGCACTGAGCCTGCTGGTGCTGGCCTCGGCGCTGCTGTCACTGGTGTGGACGCCGTGGTCGCCCTATGAGATCGACATCGCCTCGAAACTCCGGCCGCCGTCGGCATCGCACTGGCTCGGCACCGATTCCTTCGGTCGCGATATCGTCTCGCTGCTGCTTGCCGGCGCGCGTTCGACCATCATGGTCGGCATCATCGCGGTGAGCATCGGTCTCAGCTTCGGCGTCTGCCTCGGCCTGATCGCCTCGGCAAGGCGCGGCTGGACCGAAGAGATCATCATGCGCTTCGCCGATTTCAGCTTCGCCTTTCCGGCCGTGCTCTCTGCGATCATGCTCGCCGCGGTGGTCGGGCCGGGCATGGTGACCTCGATCGTCGCGATCGGCATCTTCCAGATCCCGACGCTGACGCGGCTGACCCGCGGCTCTGCCAACGCGATCTGGGCGCGCGAATTCGTGCTGGCCGCCCGCGCGGCCGGCAAGGGACGCTTCCGCATCACCATCGAGCACGTCCTGCCCAACATCCTCTCGATCCTGATCGTGCAGGTCACCATCCAGTTCGCGCTCGCCATTCTCGCCGAAGCCGCTTTGTCCTATCTCGGCCTCGGCACGCAGCCGCCGCAGCCGTCATGGGGCCGCATGCTGAACGATGCGCAGACGCTGCTGTTCCAGTCGCCGATGCTCGCGGTCTATCCGGGCGCTGCGATCGCCATCGCGGTGCTCGGTCTCAACCTGCTTGGTGACGGACTGCGCGACCTGCTCGATCCCAGACTGGCGCGGGAGCGGTGA
- a CDS encoding amidase: MNGDPCLLSATELRGLVAGKRISPVEIVRAVLARAEALQPALNCFITLCGDEAIAAAREAERKVMAGEPLGLLHGIPVSVKDIVNTKGVKTTFGAVPYKDNVPTEDAIAVARLRAEGAILIGKTTTPEFGSKCLTDSPLFGRTRNAWSAERSSGGSSGGAAVAVASGIAPLAIATDGGGSTRIPAACNGVVGLKQSNGVVPHSQALDVFGNQTYVTPTTRTVADTALMMQAMAGEDSCDPWSIGVPVPDFIGTAAPRGDLRGQKILFCASPPGRPVSSDVAASFKASLDRLAGLGAELEEFSGDGFDIEPIWRAINHTVWRTRFAKLAAEHKDELSEAFLKQLALATEVSGVDYQEAMFARTALFRRVQSLLARGHLLAMPTLTRTALPIDQDLFGTIEIDGAHFDSVRPHWFPWTMPFNMTGHPAVSLPCGLGRDGLPIGLQLVGRFRGDAELLRVSALFEASSDLLSRWPA, translated from the coding sequence ATGAACGGCGATCCTTGTCTCTTGTCCGCAACCGAGCTGCGCGGCCTCGTCGCCGGAAAGCGGATTTCGCCGGTCGAGATCGTCCGCGCGGTGCTTGCGCGCGCCGAGGCGCTTCAGCCCGCATTGAACTGCTTCATCACGCTGTGCGGTGACGAGGCGATCGCAGCAGCGCGCGAAGCCGAGCGCAAGGTGATGGCCGGCGAGCCCCTCGGCCTGCTGCACGGCATCCCCGTCAGCGTCAAGGACATCGTCAATACCAAAGGCGTCAAGACCACCTTCGGCGCCGTTCCCTACAAGGACAACGTGCCGACCGAGGATGCCATCGCCGTTGCGCGGCTGCGCGCCGAGGGCGCGATCCTGATCGGCAAGACCACGACGCCGGAATTCGGCAGCAAGTGCCTGACGGATTCGCCGTTGTTCGGCCGCACCCGCAATGCGTGGAGCGCGGAGCGTTCCTCCGGCGGCTCCAGCGGCGGCGCGGCGGTGGCGGTGGCGAGCGGTATCGCGCCACTTGCAATCGCGACCGACGGCGGCGGCTCGACGCGGATTCCGGCCGCCTGCAATGGCGTGGTCGGGCTGAAGCAGAGCAACGGCGTCGTCCCGCACAGCCAGGCGCTGGACGTGTTCGGCAACCAGACCTATGTCACGCCGACAACCCGCACCGTCGCCGACACCGCGTTGATGATGCAGGCGATGGCCGGTGAGGATTCTTGCGATCCCTGGTCGATCGGCGTCCCGGTACCGGATTTCATCGGCACCGCCGCCCCGCGCGGCGATCTGCGCGGGCAGAAGATCCTGTTCTGTGCTTCCCCGCCCGGGCGCCCGGTGTCATCGGACGTCGCGGCCAGCTTCAAGGCGAGCCTCGATCGGCTGGCGGGGCTCGGTGCCGAGCTCGAAGAGTTCTCCGGCGACGGCTTCGACATCGAGCCGATCTGGCGCGCCATCAACCACACGGTCTGGCGCACGCGCTTTGCAAAGCTCGCGGCCGAGCACAAGGACGAGTTGAGCGAGGCGTTTCTCAAGCAGCTCGCGCTCGCCACCGAGGTCAGCGGCGTCGACTATCAGGAGGCGATGTTCGCGCGCACCGCGCTGTTTCGCCGGGTGCAATCGTTGCTTGCGCGCGGGCACCTGCTGGCGATGCCGACACTGACGCGCACCGCGCTGCCGATCGACCAGGACCTGTTCGGTACCATCGAGATCGACGGGGCGCATTTCGACAGCGTCCGCCCGCATTGGTTCCCCTGGACCATGCCGTTCAACATGACCGGGCATCCCGCCGTCAGCCTGCCCTGCGGCCTCGGCCGCGACGGCCTGCCGATCGGGCTCCAGCTCGTCGGCCGCTTCCGCGGCGACGCCGAATTGCTGCGCGTGAGCGCGCTGTTCGAGGCCTCAAGCGACCTTCTGTCCCGCTGGCCGGCTTGA
- a CDS encoding carbohydrate kinase family protein, with product MLIACGDALIDFVPTRNGEGREAVMPAVGGSCLNVAIGMARLGVPTGFVGGISTDLFGSMIADHAAASHVELSFATRSDHQTTLAFVRIVAGESHYAFYDAGTATRNWSYRRGSIPFDKVEAIHVGSTTLVNDQGAAETKALIADARASSTISFDPNCRPNLVKDKPAYLARMAGFAASADLIKMSDVDFAYLFGDEPYQQRASALLGQDTSLVVITRGNDGAVAWHARAGQIEVAAPKVEVADTIGAGDSFQAALLFALHKQGRIARQTLKDISADELRRALSFAANCAGLTCTRPGADPPWSFEVSWSL from the coding sequence ATGCTGATTGCCTGTGGCGATGCGCTGATCGATTTCGTGCCGACGCGGAACGGGGAAGGGCGCGAGGCGGTGATGCCGGCGGTTGGTGGCTCCTGCCTCAACGTCGCGATCGGCATGGCGCGGCTGGGCGTACCCACCGGCTTCGTCGGTGGCATCTCGACCGATCTGTTCGGCAGCATGATCGCAGATCATGCCGCGGCCTCGCATGTGGAGCTCAGTTTCGCCACCCGCAGCGATCACCAGACCACGCTCGCCTTCGTCCGCATCGTCGCGGGCGAGTCGCATTATGCGTTCTATGATGCCGGGACCGCGACGCGGAACTGGAGCTATCGGCGCGGATCGATTCCGTTCGATAAGGTCGAAGCCATTCATGTCGGTTCGACCACGCTGGTCAACGACCAGGGCGCGGCCGAGACGAAGGCCCTGATCGCGGACGCGCGGGCGTCGTCGACCATCTCCTTCGATCCGAACTGTCGCCCCAATCTGGTCAAGGACAAGCCGGCCTATCTCGCGCGCATGGCCGGCTTCGCTGCCAGCGCCGATCTCATCAAGATGTCGGACGTCGACTTTGCCTATCTCTTCGGGGACGAGCCATATCAACAACGCGCGAGCGCGCTGCTGGGGCAGGATACGAGCCTCGTCGTCATCACCCGCGGCAACGACGGCGCGGTCGCTTGGCACGCGCGCGCAGGGCAGATTGAGGTCGCTGCGCCAAAGGTCGAGGTGGCCGACACGATCGGGGCCGGCGACAGCTTTCAGGCTGCGCTGCTGTTCGCCTTGCACAAGCAGGGTCGCATTGCCCGGCAAACCCTAAAGGACATCAGTGCCGACGAGCTTCGCCGCGCGCTGTCCTTCGCCGCCAATTGCGCCGGCCTCACTTGCACCCGTCCGGGCGCCGATCCGCCTTGGAGCTTTGAGGTGAGTTGGAGCTTGTAG
- a CDS encoding ABC transporter ATP-binding protein: MITAAEPLLDVKDLVQRYTLPRESLFRPPGQVRALNGVNVRVAAGKSLGVVGESGSGKSTFARLVMALERPTSGHVALLGRDLNRISADELRRARRDFQMVFQDPYGSLDPRQTIARIVAEPLTVLEEADRTKFRERVAAVLRQVGLRDADVDKYPHEFSGGQRQRIAIARALITQPKLIVADEPVSALDVSVQAQVLNLMQDLQEQFGLSYILISHDLAVVDYLCDEVAVMYLGRIVEQGRPEDLFERCAHPYTRALLDAVPRARAGGGRRRRGAQAIASQAAAAAGCPYVARCPLADQHCREVSPELRKVGEGHLAACHKAEVVMALPRAAMEG, encoded by the coding sequence ATGATCACCGCAGCCGAGCCGCTTCTCGACGTGAAGGATCTGGTGCAGCGTTACACGCTGCCGCGTGAAAGCCTGTTCCGGCCGCCGGGGCAGGTGCGCGCGCTCAATGGCGTGAACGTGCGGGTCGCCGCCGGCAAGAGCCTTGGCGTGGTCGGCGAGTCCGGATCGGGCAAGTCGACCTTCGCACGGCTGGTGATGGCGTTGGAGCGGCCCACCTCGGGCCACGTCGCGCTGCTCGGCCGCGATCTCAACCGCATCTCTGCGGACGAGCTGCGCCGCGCCCGGCGCGATTTCCAGATGGTGTTCCAGGACCCTTACGGCTCGCTCGATCCACGCCAGACCATTGCCCGCATCGTCGCCGAGCCGCTCACCGTGCTGGAGGAGGCCGATCGCACCAAATTCCGCGAACGCGTCGCCGCGGTGCTGCGCCAGGTCGGCTTGCGCGATGCGGACGTGGACAAGTATCCACATGAGTTCTCAGGCGGTCAGCGCCAGCGCATCGCGATTGCGCGTGCGCTGATCACGCAGCCGAAGCTCATCGTGGCGGACGAGCCGGTCTCCGCGCTCGACGTCTCCGTGCAGGCGCAGGTGCTGAACCTGATGCAGGACCTCCAGGAGCAGTTCGGCCTCAGCTACATCCTGATCAGCCATGACCTCGCCGTCGTCGACTATCTCTGCGACGAGGTCGCGGTGATGTATCTCGGCCGGATCGTCGAGCAGGGGCGGCCGGAGGATCTGTTCGAGCGCTGCGCCCATCCCTACACGCGGGCGCTGCTCGATGCCGTGCCGCGGGCGCGCGCCGGCGGCGGCCGGCGGCGGCGCGGAGCCCAGGCGATCGCCTCGCAAGCGGCGGCCGCGGCCGGATGCCCCTATGTGGCGCGCTGCCCGCTTGCCGACCAGCATTGCCGCGAGGTGTCGCCTGAGCTACGCAAGGTAGGCGAGGGGCACCTTGCCGCCTGCCACAAGGCCGAAGTCGTGATGGCGTTGCCGCGGGCGGCCATGGAAGGTTAG
- a CDS encoding LysR family transcriptional regulator yields the protein MDLRRLRYFVAVAEARSIGKAAERLRMAQPPLSVQIRKLEAEIGAPLFRRGTRGMDLTEAGQALLARASEALALAADGAEAARAVASGRRGRLSVGYMFVLANAMLPRLIPELRRAVPGVDLGFAELSASTREARVLDRSVTVALCMPAINHPEIQVARIGAQPFMLAMPIRSPLARLSSVPMARLQGRPLIALPHPDHGPASSAVVPLLRRHQVVMPIASRVETVHSAMSLVLAGEGLAILPACAQLGAPRGIVFRPLRDVTDSLDIAVCWRRDSQSPLIGTFLKCAERAVARM from the coding sequence ATGGATCTTCGCCGGCTCCGTTATTTCGTCGCCGTTGCCGAGGCGCGCAGCATCGGCAAAGCCGCTGAGCGGCTCCGGATGGCGCAGCCGCCGCTCTCGGTCCAAATCCGCAAGCTCGAGGCCGAGATTGGCGCACCGCTGTTCCGCCGCGGCACCCGCGGCATGGACCTGACCGAGGCGGGTCAGGCGCTGCTGGCGCGCGCCAGCGAAGCGCTCGCCCTTGCGGCCGACGGGGCTGAAGCCGCGCGCGCGGTTGCTTCGGGACGGCGCGGGCGGCTGTCGGTGGGCTACATGTTCGTGTTGGCAAATGCGATGCTGCCGCGGCTCATCCCCGAGCTGCGCCGCGCAGTTCCTGGCGTCGACCTCGGCTTCGCCGAGCTCAGCGCCTCGACGCGCGAGGCCCGCGTGCTCGACCGCAGCGTCACGGTCGCCTTGTGCATGCCGGCAATCAATCATCCTGAGATTCAGGTGGCACGGATCGGTGCGCAGCCCTTCATGCTGGCCATGCCGATCCGCTCGCCACTCGCCCGTCTGAGCTCCGTGCCAATGGCCCGCCTGCAGGGCCGTCCGCTGATCGCGCTCCCGCATCCGGACCATGGGCCCGCCTCCTCTGCCGTCGTCCCCTTGTTGCGTCGGCACCAAGTCGTGATGCCGATCGCCAGCCGAGTGGAGACGGTGCATTCGGCGATGAGCCTGGTTCTGGCCGGCGAAGGTCTCGCCATCCTGCCGGCCTGCGCGCAGCTCGGCGCGCCACGTGGCATCGTGTTCAGACCCTTACGTGACGTCACCGACTCCCTCGATATCGCAGTCTGTTGGCGGCGGGATTCCCAGAGTCCGCTGATCGGAACCTTCCTCAAATGCGCCGAGAGGGCCGTCGCGCGGATGTGA
- a CDS encoding amidase family protein: MKKPSCRDAGIAAAAPGAEAPIPLKLDDAPLSDIAQALASGQVTATALTKAYLARIEAYDRNGPALNAVRALNPDALAIAGKLDGTKPSAKRPLAGIPILVKDNIATGDEQPTTAGSLALEGARARNDATIVKLLRDAGAVILGKANLTEFSNMLAIDMPAGYSSLGGQVKNPYAPALVDDHDIPVVSPGGSSSGSAVAVAAALCAASIGTETSGSLLFPASQNGLVTVKPTVGLISRAGIVPIAHSLDIAGPMTRTVRDAALLLNVLAAKDLRDAATELQRRSADYTADLTRDAMKGARVGVPSDPADPLNDPFYGKLPPKGAEVMAEAIKVLEDLGAVIVRASMPTAGWMSGPGTIMAVLNRNPLSGNKGNPVTQRIVFLYELKRDLNLYLKDWATNTAIKTITDIVAFNEANAGKALRFGQDLFLAADLTRGDLREREYKSALAMDLLSARTRGMDAYMNQHKLDAVLFPGSGGAAIAARAGYPSVMVPGGFISGATDGKDTPDYPLGVTFAGRAWSEHKLLRLAYAYEQASNMRKPPPGLSAL, encoded by the coding sequence ATGAAGAAGCCATCCTGCCGCGATGCTGGCATCGCCGCGGCGGCCCCTGGCGCCGAGGCGCCGATCCCTCTGAAGCTCGACGATGCGCCGCTGAGCGATATCGCTCAGGCCTTGGCCAGTGGGCAGGTCACTGCGACGGCGCTGACCAAAGCTTACCTCGCGCGCATCGAGGCCTACGACCGCAACGGGCCCGCGCTCAACGCCGTGCGCGCGCTCAATCCCGATGCGCTCGCGATCGCGGGCAAGCTCGACGGCACCAAGCCATCGGCCAAGCGGCCGCTGGCTGGCATCCCGATCCTGGTGAAGGACAACATTGCGACCGGCGACGAACAGCCGACGACGGCGGGCTCGCTGGCGCTGGAAGGCGCGCGTGCCCGGAACGATGCCACAATCGTCAAGCTGCTGCGGGACGCCGGCGCGGTGATCCTAGGCAAGGCGAACCTGACCGAGTTTTCCAACATGCTCGCGATCGACATGCCTGCGGGCTATTCATCGCTGGGGGGTCAGGTGAAGAATCCCTACGCGCCCGCGCTGGTGGACGATCACGACATCCCGGTCGTGTCCCCGGGCGGCTCGAGCTCGGGTTCGGCGGTCGCGGTGGCGGCCGCTCTTTGTGCGGCCTCGATCGGCACCGAGACCTCGGGCTCGCTGCTGTTTCCTGCCAGCCAGAATGGCCTCGTCACCGTGAAGCCGACGGTCGGGCTGATCAGCCGTGCCGGCATCGTGCCGATCGCGCATAGCCTGGACATCGCAGGGCCGATGACGCGCACGGTACGCGATGCGGCGCTGCTCCTTAACGTGCTGGCGGCGAAGGACCTGCGCGATGCGGCGACAGAGCTGCAACGGCGGTCAGCCGATTACACCGCCGACCTCACGCGCGACGCGATGAAGGGCGCTCGCGTCGGCGTGCCGAGCGACCCCGCCGACCCGCTGAACGATCCCTTCTACGGCAAGCTGCCACCCAAAGGGGCGGAGGTGATGGCGGAGGCGATCAAGGTGCTGGAGGATCTCGGCGCCGTGATCGTGCGCGCCAGCATGCCGACGGCCGGCTGGATGAGCGGACCAGGTACGATCATGGCCGTGCTCAACCGCAATCCGCTGAGCGGTAACAAGGGCAATCCAGTCACGCAGCGGATCGTCTTCCTCTACGAACTGAAGCGCGATCTCAACCTCTACCTGAAGGATTGGGCGACCAATACCGCCATCAAGACCATCACCGACATCGTGGCCTTTAACGAGGCGAATGCAGGCAAGGCGCTGCGTTTCGGCCAGGACCTGTTCCTCGCCGCCGACCTCACCAGGGGCGACTTACGCGAACGCGAGTACAAGTCGGCACTTGCCATGGACCTGCTCAGCGCCAGGACCCGCGGCATGGATGCTTACATGAACCAGCACAAGCTCGATGCCGTGCTGTTCCCCGGCAGCGGAGGCGCCGCGATCGCCGCCAGGGCAGGTTATCCCAGCGTCATGGTGCCCGGAGGCTTCATCTCGGGGGCGACCGACGGCAAGGACACGCCCGACTATCCGCTCGGCGTCACCTTCGCAGGCCGTGCCTGGAGCGAGCACAAGCTGCTGCGTCTGGCCTACGCCTACGAGCAGGCCTCCAATATGCGCAAGCCGCCGCCAGGGTTGAGTGCGCTTTAG
- a CDS encoding ABC transporter permease: protein MSVFVLRRLLTLLATLVGASLIIFLVLDALPGNAAQMLMGADASPDAVRALTIKLGLDQPLAVRYLQWIKGLLVGDLGNSYVYGTPVASLIAERLVLTIPLAIMAMTVTVTLALSAGIYTAANHNKLGDVGVMSLTQVGIALPNFWFAILLVLLFAVRLQWLSAGGFAGWDDGVWPGIKSLLLPAISLAVVQAAILARVTRSAVLEVLREDFVRTARAKGLGKREVLWRHVLRNAMIPVMTVMGLQFANLLAGTIVIENVFYLPGLGRLIFQSIANRDLIVVRNCVMLLAAMVVIVNFVVDVLYAFIDPRIKVHDL from the coding sequence ATGAGCGTCTTTGTCCTCCGACGTCTGTTGACCTTGCTGGCGACGCTGGTCGGCGCCTCGCTGATCATCTTCCTGGTGCTCGACGCGCTGCCCGGCAACGCGGCGCAGATGCTGATGGGTGCCGATGCCTCGCCGGACGCGGTCCGCGCGCTCACTATCAAGCTCGGGCTCGATCAGCCGCTGGCGGTTCGCTATCTGCAATGGATCAAAGGCCTCCTCGTCGGCGATCTCGGCAACTCCTATGTCTACGGCACGCCGGTCGCGAGCCTGATCGCGGAGCGGTTGGTGCTGACCATTCCGCTCGCGATCATGGCCATGACGGTCACGGTGACGCTGGCGCTCTCCGCCGGCATCTACACCGCCGCCAACCACAATAAGCTCGGCGACGTCGGCGTGATGTCGCTGACGCAGGTGGGCATCGCGCTGCCGAACTTCTGGTTCGCGATCCTTCTGGTGCTGTTGTTCGCGGTGCGGCTGCAATGGCTCTCGGCGGGCGGCTTTGCCGGCTGGGACGATGGCGTCTGGCCGGGCATCAAGTCGCTGCTGCTGCCGGCGATCTCGCTTGCGGTGGTACAGGCCGCGATCCTCGCGCGGGTCACCCGCTCGGCCGTGCTCGAGGTGCTGCGTGAGGACTTCGTTCGCACGGCGCGTGCGAAAGGGCTCGGCAAGCGCGAGGTGCTGTGGCGTCATGTGCTGCGCAACGCCATGATCCCCGTGATGACCGTGATGGGGCTGCAATTCGCCAATCTGCTCGCCGGCACCATCGTGATCGAGAACGTGTTCTACCTGCCGGGCCTCGGCCGCCTGATCTTCCAGTCGATCGCCAACCGCGACTTGATCGTGGTGCGCAACTGCGTGATGCTGCTCGCTGCCATGGTCGTCATCGTCAATTTCGTGGTCGATGTGCTCTATGCCTTCATCGATCCCCGCATCAAGGTGCACGACCTGTGA
- a CDS encoding ABC transporter substrate-binding protein: MLRKLSIVAFAAALVAAPLPVLAQSKKDSVVMAMALEPPGLDPTNAAAAAIAEVTLYNIYETLTKINEDGTASPLLAESWTASPDLKTYTFKLRKGVKFHNGEPFNSAAVKFSFERNAVPTSTNKDKSLYQSFESVAAPDAETVVITLKNSEPNLAFLLGQASGSIVEPKSAATNVTQPIGTGPYQLGGWAKGSSITLTKWADYRNAAAVKLSKVTIRFISDPAAQTAALLSGDVDAFPRVSAQRTIAQFKADPRFTVLVGGSRAKTIVAINHRKKPLDDVRVRRAILAAIDRKAMIDGAVDGFGTPIGSFYVPGALGYVDTTGINPYDPEKAKKLLSEAGVTTPFELSLKLPPPSYARQGGEIVAAQLAKVGIVAKIENVEWAQWLSQVFAGNGPHNFDLTIVSHVEPFDLVKITEPDYYLGYNNEKFNALYKQIVATPDEAGRAKLLGDAQRMLATDAVSAYLYQPQLITITNKKLKGVWKDVPQYENDFSTWAWE; the protein is encoded by the coding sequence ATGTTGAGGAAACTATCGATCGTCGCCTTTGCCGCCGCGCTCGTCGCGGCGCCGCTGCCGGTGCTGGCGCAGAGCAAGAAGGACAGCGTCGTCATGGCGATGGCGCTGGAGCCCCCCGGGCTCGATCCCACCAATGCCGCCGCCGCTGCGATCGCCGAGGTCACGCTCTACAACATCTACGAGACCCTGACCAAGATCAACGAGGACGGTACTGCCTCGCCCCTGCTGGCGGAGAGCTGGACTGCTTCGCCCGACCTGAAGACCTATACGTTCAAGCTGCGCAAGGGCGTCAAATTCCACAATGGCGAGCCGTTCAATTCCGCCGCGGTGAAGTTCTCGTTCGAGCGCAACGCGGTGCCCACCAGCACCAACAAGGACAAGAGCCTGTACCAGAGCTTCGAGTCCGTTGCCGCGCCCGACGCCGAGACGGTCGTGATCACCTTGAAGAATTCGGAGCCGAACCTGGCATTCCTGCTGGGGCAGGCGAGCGGCTCGATCGTCGAGCCGAAGAGCGCAGCCACCAATGTCACGCAGCCGATCGGCACCGGGCCCTATCAGTTAGGGGGCTGGGCCAAAGGCTCCTCGATCACCCTGACCAAATGGGCCGACTACCGCAACGCCGCTGCGGTCAAGCTGTCGAAGGTGACGATCCGCTTCATCTCCGATCCGGCGGCGCAGACCGCCGCGCTGCTCTCGGGCGACGTCGACGCCTTCCCACGCGTCTCGGCCCAGCGCACCATCGCCCAGTTCAAGGCCGACCCGCGTTTCACGGTGCTGGTCGGCGGCTCCAGGGCCAAGACCATCGTCGCGATCAACCACCGCAAGAAGCCGCTCGACGACGTCCGCGTTCGCCGCGCCATCCTCGCTGCGATCGACCGCAAGGCGATGATCGACGGCGCCGTCGATGGCTTCGGCACGCCGATCGGCAGCTTCTACGTGCCGGGCGCGCTCGGCTATGTCGACACCACCGGAATCAACCCCTACGACCCCGAGAAGGCCAAGAAGCTGCTCAGCGAGGCCGGCGTCACCACGCCGTTCGAATTGTCGCTCAAGCTGCCGCCGCCATCCTATGCGCGGCAGGGCGGCGAGATCGTCGCAGCCCAGCTCGCCAAGGTTGGCATCGTCGCCAAGATCGAGAACGTCGAATGGGCGCAGTGGCTGTCGCAGGTGTTCGCCGGTAACGGTCCGCACAATTTCGACCTCACCATCGTCAGCCATGTCGAGCCGTTCGACCTCGTCAAGATCACCGAGCCGGACTATTACCTTGGCTACAACAACGAGAAGTTCAACGCGCTCTACAAGCAGATCGTCGCGACACCCGACGAGGCCGGCCGCGCAAAACTGCTCGGCGACGCCCAGCGCATGTTGGCCACCGACGCCGTCTCCGCCTACCTCTACCAGCCCCAGCTGATCACCATCACCAACAAGAAGCTGAAGGGTGTCTGGAAGGACGTGCCGCAATACGAGAACGATTTTTCGACCTGGGCCTGGGAGTAG
- a CDS encoding ABC transporter ATP-binding protein produces the protein MADPANMPLIEVANLGVRLNTSRGPAQAVRGVSFALKRSETLGLVGESGCGKSVTALSLMGLLPDSAVVSGSIKLDGNELVGLSDADYCRLRGNRISMIFQEPMTALNPMHTIGHQVAEPLRRHKKYSASQARRETIALLDRVGLPDPARRVDAYPHQFSGGQRQRITIAMALACEPDLLIADEPTTALDVTIQGQILDLIAGLVEERGMSMILISHDLGVIAENVQRMMVMYGGTVVESGPTDEVFRRMGHPYTQGLFRARPKLGARKGTRLKTISGTVPELADLPSGCTFSDRCPLVIDRCRAALPPMVDVGPGHFVRCIRTDVSMAERVGALTA, from the coding sequence ATGGCTGACCCCGCAAACATGCCGCTGATCGAGGTCGCCAATCTCGGCGTGCGCCTCAACACCAGCCGCGGGCCGGCGCAGGCCGTGCGTGGCGTCAGCTTTGCCCTCAAGCGCAGCGAGACGCTCGGGCTCGTCGGCGAGTCCGGCTGCGGCAAGTCGGTCACGGCACTCTCCCTGATGGGGCTGCTGCCGGACAGCGCGGTCGTCAGCGGCAGCATCAAGCTGGATGGCAACGAGCTCGTCGGGCTCTCGGATGCCGATTATTGCCGCCTGCGCGGCAACCGTATCAGCATGATCTTCCAGGAGCCGATGACCGCGCTCAATCCGATGCACACGATTGGTCATCAGGTCGCCGAGCCGCTGCGGCGTCACAAGAAATACTCCGCGTCGCAGGCGCGGCGCGAGACCATCGCCTTGCTCGACCGCGTCGGGCTGCCGGATCCGGCGCGGCGCGTCGACGCCTATCCGCACCAGTTCTCCGGCGGCCAGCGCCAGCGCATCACCATCGCGATGGCGCTCGCCTGCGAGCCGGACCTGTTGATCGCAGACGAGCCGACCACCGCGCTCGATGTCACCATCCAGGGCCAGATCCTCGACCTCATCGCCGGTCTCGTCGAGGAGCGCGGCATGTCGATGATCCTGATCTCGCACGATCTCGGCGTCATCGCCGAGAACGTGCAGCGCATGATGGTGATGTATGGCGGCACCGTCGTCGAGAGCGGGCCGACCGACGAGGTGTTCCGGCGCATGGGGCATCCCTATACGCAGGGCCTGTTCCGCGCCCGGCCGAAGCTCGGCGCGCGCAAGGGGACGCGGCTGAAGACGATCTCGGGCACGGTGCCGGAGCTCGCCGATCTGCCGTCCGGCTGCACTTTCTCCGATCGGTGTCCGCTAGTGATCGATCGGTGCCGCGCCGCGCTGCCGCCGATGGTGGACGTCGGACCCGGCCATTTCGTGCGCTGCATCAGGACGGACGTGTCGATGGCTGAACGCGTCGGAGCACTGACCGCATGA